The genomic segment GAACTCTTCAGCCGTGATGTCGAAGAGTTGCTTCATGATCGCACCGCGCTTTTGCAGGTCCGCCGTGGAACGCGCCTCATCAAACAGCTTGAAGCGCTTCTTCTGGCTTTCCGGCGGCTCTTCGCCCTTCGCACCGTTAGACGTGTACCAGAGCGTCCACGGAATGGCATAACGGGAGCCCTGCGGATGGAACGCAAAGAAGTCGCGCGGATCGAGCATCGGATCCAGACCGCCCGGACCCGGCCAGACTGCCGCATCATGGGCGTTGTCGTCACCGCGTGTATAATAAAGCGCGCGCTCGATAGTGTTGACCTTGATGTCGATGCCAATGCCCGCCCATTGCGTCTTCACCAGTTCCAGCACGTCGACCAGATCCGGGTAAAGCGTCGGGATCACGTCGATGGCAAAAAAGACCGGCTGACCATCTGGCCGCAGACGGATGCCATTGGCATTCTTCTTGCTGTAGCCCGCCTTATCCAGAAGCTCGTTCGCTTTGGCAGCATCGAACTCAGTGAACTGACGCCCGAGCTTTTCATGGTACCACGGATGTGTGGGGCGCGGTCCTGCCTGATAGGGTTCGCTCTGGCCGAAGTAGACGATATCGATGATTTCCTGACGGTTCATGCCGAGAGACAATGCCTGCCGGAAGGACTTGTCGGCGAACATCTTGCGCATCGCCGGATCTTTATGCGTCATGTTCAGGTAGATCTGGCACTGCTGCGAGGCAGAGGGGATCAGCGTCAGCAGGCGGTAATCGCCCTTTTTCATGTTCTCGGAAAGCGTTGGCTTGTTGGCGAGAACGCTGACATGGCGCTCCTGAATATCGATCTTGCCGGAGATGACGTTCAGCATCAGCGATTCGACATCCTGGCTGATGCCGAAGTTGATTTCATCGATATAGGGCAGCTGGTTGCCTTCGGTATCGACCTGCCAGAAGTAAGGGTTACGCGTCATCAGCACGCGTGTTGCACCGCCGGAATAGGCTTCCTTGACAACCCAGGGATCGAGGGTCGGCTTTTCGACATTGCCCCAGCGAGACGGAATTTCGATATCGCCGCACTTTGCACGGAAGAGTTCGGGCCAGCTGTTGACGCCCGCTGCCTTCACATCATCGGCCAGCTTCGGATTGTACTTGGGCAGGAACTTGCTGCAGTAATGTTTTGCAAACAGCGTCGGGTGCTGCCCAAGCGGTGTTGCCAGGTTTTCAAGATAGAGCGCATTCGGTCCGGCAAACTTGAACTTGACCGTGTAGTCATTGACCTTCGTAACTTCGACCGCCTTGCCGGCAACGGAAAGCTGCGCCGGGGTAGCGCTGTAAAGCTCCTTGTTCTTGACGCAGTCTTCGATGGCGAAAACAACGTCGTCGGCAGTAAATGGATTGCCGTCAGACCACTTCACACCCTGCAACAAATAGAAGGTGAACTCTGTCGCGTCCGCGCTGACTTCCCACTTCTCTGCCAGGTTGGGCAGAACCTCGGTGAAGTCCATGTTCCAGCGCACCAGACCCTGGTTGCCGACCATGCGCAAAATGCCATTATGGTCGGATGAGCCACGCAGGCCACGGCGCAGAGAGCCGCCATAGGAACCGATTTTTTCAAACGGCTTCACCACCATCGGCTTCGGCGGAATACGCTCGGCAAGCGGCGGAAGCTTCCCGTCTTTTACCATTGCCGCAAGCTGAGGCGCCTCTTTGCCAGTCGCAGCCGAAGCACCCCGTGGCGCAAGCGACATGGCCGCCGCCGCCCCGATGCCTGCCAGAACCGTACGGCGTGAAACGCCCGGCATCTTGTTATCCCCGTCACCCATCGTCTTCTCCTCCAGAAACTGAATGGCATCCGTGCCGCCGACTCCTCGCAGCACTGATGCGGCCCCTCCAGGCCAGCGGTCGAACCATATGCACGTTTTCAGATGATTACAAGTATTGACAGATTTTTACAGCTTTTATAAATCTGCCGCGATATTGCGAGCCCACGGGGTTCGCCGAGGGGTTTCAAAGGGAGAAGACGAAATGGCAGTCAGCGAAGCGGCGCGTGACAAATTGAAAGCGGTTTCGAC from the Rhizobium rhizoryzae genome contains:
- a CDS encoding ABC transporter substrate-binding protein, encoding MGDGDNKMPGVSRRTVLAGIGAAAAMSLAPRGASAATGKEAPQLAAMVKDGKLPPLAERIPPKPMVVKPFEKIGSYGGSLRRGLRGSSDHNGILRMVGNQGLVRWNMDFTEVLPNLAEKWEVSADATEFTFYLLQGVKWSDGNPFTADDVVFAIEDCVKNKELYSATPAQLSVAGKAVEVTKVNDYTVKFKFAGPNALYLENLATPLGQHPTLFAKHYCSKFLPKYNPKLADDVKAAGVNSWPELFRAKCGDIEIPSRWGNVEKPTLDPWVVKEAYSGGATRVLMTRNPYFWQVDTEGNQLPYIDEINFGISQDVESLMLNVISGKIDIQERHVSVLANKPTLSENMKKGDYRLLTLIPSASQQCQIYLNMTHKDPAMRKMFADKSFRQALSLGMNRQEIIDIVYFGQSEPYQAGPRPTHPWYHEKLGRQFTEFDAAKANELLDKAGYSKKNANGIRLRPDGQPVFFAIDVIPTLYPDLVDVLELVKTQWAGIGIDIKVNTIERALYYTRGDDNAHDAAVWPGPGGLDPMLDPRDFFAFHPQGSRYAIPWTLWYTSNGAKGEEPPESQKKRFKLFDEARSTADLQKRGAIMKQLFDITAEEFETIGVCLAVGGFGVIRNNLRNVPEKQPDSWSWPNPGPALPQQFTFNT